ATTCAATATAGAATTAGCTCTCTATTGAAAGCTGTGCAGTTTATATCAGAAACCTTGGGGCCATTCTTTCCCCGCCTTTCTCTTATTATATAGTAATTTGAACAATGAAAACCATATTTTTCATGCATAGTGGGAGCAGGGAGGACACCAACAACTCTTTTTGTAGCGACTAGAGCTAAGAGCAGTCAGCAATTTCCATATCTTCAAGATAGATGAAGTGTTGAAGACACTTGTAGGTCATTGTTCTTCAGCTCTTATGCTGCTCCAAGTGAAAGAGGGCGAGGGTGCAAGACAGGAGCCAGTATTATGGAAGTGACTCTTTTTTGTCAGTGCCACTAATATTGCAGTCTGACCAAGAAGGGAAACTCTGCAATACCCTCCATCAAAAGGATATGGTTGCAGTCTGGAGGCAACACCTAGCTCAAAAGCTCTCAGTTACATGATGCTGCCACATTTTTCAACATAAAGATGCGAGGAGGGCTTGCATCTTTCCAGGCAGCAAACTGAGCTCCTTGCAATATGTACTTCTGAAAAGAGGCATTAAATGATCATGGTCTCAATTCTACAAAGAATTGTAAACAATGATTTGTCTTTCGAATTTTTACATAATTCCTATGTAGAAAGTAGGAAGAGAAAGAGCAGGAAAGGCAACCACGGATGATCCCCCACTTACTCGTGAGCAAATGCCATCTTTGAGTATCAACTCTTTTTCAAGAAGCATGCTTGAATTATAGATATTCATTCCAATTTATCAAAGGTCTACAGGGATATATGAAAATATTTACAATGAACACAAAATGCAACATATCTAAATTATCTTGTTGCATAGGATAAATATGAAAATATCAGAAGTGGAGCAGAGCATTACAGATGGAATATGCAGCAAATACATACTAAAGAAGCTATACCAGAGATAGAGTGCAGTCAATTGTACTCCACGGGAACAACATACAAGGGGAAGAGACATTAGAAACCACTTCAAATTAGttgtcttttttccttttcagaaaaaatgattattcAGTATTTATTGCTTCTTTTCTGTTTATTATTACTAAGGGCTAAATAAGTGACCTGTTTGAATTTATTCACCTTTCTGTTTATTCAGAATTGTTGATGGTTATTGTCAAAAATGTACTCATCTGATGTTTGTACCTTCTTCGTGTGGAAAGATCTTAGAAGGTTGAAAATTTAGACAACAGCCAGACACATACAAGGTGAAGATAAGAATGAAATTAAGTCATAACTGTTATCAGCACAAATATCCATCACTGGTTTTCTACTCGTTTTCTTTTTGCACTCCTTTCTACTCTCCAAATTAATTTGATGAACTCTTCATCTATTTAGGATCAAACACAAAGAAATATCCAGCAATGGTGCCTTTTACATGCCTAATGCTACCACGTCAAAAAGGGTCAATACCATTGAAACCAACAACCAACACCTAAGCCTGGTAACCTTCTGATTCACACTAGCTACTTTTCATATGaatagaaattttatttttatgtgtACCTTGAATTGCTTGAATAACACAACATAAATCCCAGTAGTGGTGTTGTCTCTCATGTCTAAACTATATTCCCAACCAACCCAAGTCTAGACTATATTTTGAAGGGGCTATGACAATTCTAGATCTAAAAACCTTACCATAATGCGATGAATAATGATAGCATGATGTTGTGGCCTGAAAAACATATATGCATGACAGGTTCTGGCTTGTGATATTCTAGTTGATGGTTTCCACACTGGTCTGTTTGCTGTACGAAAAACCAAGGAAGTTAAAGATATGTGGAAGTTACCTGTATCTTACCATAAAAAATTGTTCAATAAGCCAGAAAATTAAcctcaaaataaaaatgaaatttgcaAAAGAAAGTGCTGGAATAGTTTAAAATAGACATAATAAGCATGGAAGCACTTAGTTTGGCGAAATCTTAAAGAAGATGTCCTGCAATAGCATAATgatgaagaaagaaataaaggaaATCCAGGAAttaacagaaaaaggaaaataacaaGCCTTCAAAGATGCCATCAAGAACAAATACTCATATAGAATGGGTGCATAACAGTTCCCCTAATAGGAATTGAATAAAACATAAGAAATATTTACATTACATTGTACTGTGTAGTGTTCAAAACATTTTTAAGAGTTAAAATAACTATGGCATAGAGGAAGAACAGATCTTGATGTCAGGGAAACAAACTGAAGTGCCAACAaaccaaaaataataataattgtaATGTAAACTGAAAGTGCATGACTGATCGCAGGATAAGTTTATCATTGACATCCTTGAAATATGAGCTACCTTGTGCTAATCTTCTTCCTTTCTCTACTCTAAAAATAATGTCAGCAACTCTGCAATGGCTGCCATTCTATAAATATTAATCTACTGCAAAGATGGAGGTCACTCGCCCCCCATTTTGCAATGGCCGAAGATAGAGCAATGATGGTCCTTAGAATACTGAGAGAGGTGTATCATCTCGACTGGGAGAGAGCAACCCATGTCCTGGCAGATATGTCAAATTTTGACAAGATTAAAGCACTTTATACCTGCTCTTTAGAAGAAGCAAATTGTGTTCTATTATAGTTTAAAGCAGAATTAAAGGATTATAAAACGAGTCAGGCAAAATAAGCTTATAGCTTCAAACAAAAAATTATTGAATGTATCAAAGAAAGCACAGAAAACATTTAGAAAGTTTAAGAACAATCTAATTATTGCAGGTTTTTGTTCTCCATCAGCAGTTACCAAAGAAAACATTTGTCTGCCTGAGTTTGTGGCCTCCATGATTGGAATCTAGGGTGCAAAAATGAACCAAAAGCATGGGctcttattttaaaaaaaaaagttgaaaaagtAATACAAATGGTGAAATCTATAGCTAGAAAGTAATATATTATGAGATTGTTGCACCAGTAAAGGCCACTACTTCAACTGTTCTTTCAGCACATCCTAGTTATTCATAGCAGGCAATTCGCACTGCAATCATTTTGCCTTTTGAGGCTCTAGAGGATTTCGAGAGAATAAAATATATGAagacaacaaaaattaaaaaaacaacAAGGACCTttaattattatataaataGATGATGGTGAGGGTCTTGTAACTTTGGAAGGCAAGCCCTCACCTGTAATCGGTGTCATTATCAAGGAACTAGCTCGCCATCGATTACCAGACAAGGGATGTGAGCAATCTTGGGCCAGTCTTGTCCTTTCTCCCATTCTAGCCTTGGTTTCAACATTGGGCAATCGGAGATATCTAATTTGGTGAGAGAGGCAGGCAGTCCCTCTTCTGGTAGGGACTGGAGTCTGTGGCAGAAGCCGATAACTAGGCGTTGAAGAGAGGTGAGGTGTCGAAGACCTGAATAGTTTAGCACTTTCAGATTCTCAAGGAACTGCAACAAGAGAGCTTGAAGCGTGCAAGGCAGTTGCCAGTCCTCCTCTGGAAATGACTCTACTCCATCCTTGATACCCACGATCCACAAGTCCGTGAGAGAGGGGAGTTTATCCAAACCCCACTGTCTTTGGCGACTCATGAGCTTTTTGCACCTCAAGATCTCAAGGATTTGTAGGCTAGAGGGCAAACCCCCTTCCGGGAAGCACTCAATTTCTGGACAATTTTCTAGATGCAGATTTCGAAGAGATGGGAGGAGGGATTCCATCCGTTGTGGCAGCGACTTGAGCTTCTGGCAATCTTTGATAAAAATCTCCGTTAGATTGGGGGCTGCCAATCCTCCCTCTGGAAAAGACATTAGATCATCGCAGCTTAAGATGTATAAGACTTGAAGTGACATCAttgtagtagtagtagttgTCATGCCACTCTGATTCCCAATCCCAGGTGCAGGTGTAGCAAGAACTGAGAGCATCTCAATACTCTTGCATTTCAggataacaaaaaattttagCATGGGAAACGAGGCAAGCCACTCTACTTTGACTTTGACAGAGTCACAATTCTCTACTTGCAAGTACTCCAAGTTCCCACCACCCTCCCAGTTTGAACCCCCTAATTCCAAATTGCAGCATCTCTTGCACGCAAGTGATTTAACTGAGGTTGGTGGTCTACTCACGTGCGAGGGTGAGAGAGACCCACAATCATCAATTGTCAATCCCTCAAGTTTGTGTAATTGGTTGAGCTGTACAGGCAACTCTTTCAAATTCTTTAGAATTGAAATCTTCAATTGACAAAGAGATGAAAATTTTTGTTGAATCTCTCCATTCAGGATGCTCAATTGACCATTAGGATGCACAAGACTATCGCAGCCAGATATCTCAAGGCTTTGTAGTGATGGAAATTGTTGGGGAAGTTCTCCAATTAGTCTGGGACAATCAATTATCCTGAGCTCTTCGAGTATATTGAAGACTTCATCTTCTGGTATGTGCCATCTCTCCCACTCTGGCAGCTTCTCAATTCTCAATTTTTTTAGAGATGGGAATGGTTTGGTTGCATTGACATCTCCATAAAAATTCTGTGTCAAGGCTAATATACGAGGCATTCCAACAATCTCAAGTGATTGCAAGAACCTTAACTGCCCAAGTGTAGGCAAGGAATGACAATATTCACAACTAGACAGACTTAAGGATTCCAAACGGCTTAATGAAGGGTTGCCTAGCCAATTTGGAAATGTGGTCCCACAATATCCTTCTATTTTAAGATACTTAATGCTTGAATGAGGTCGTAGTTTATCAAGCACATCCTTTGCAACCTGTGAATTGTTAGCACCACTGTCCCACTTGAGAGTTAACTTTTCAAGGTTTTTCTTGCCTTCCATGTTCGCTAAGGATGCATCCCTACCActagaaatattttccagcCCAGAAAGGAATAGCTTACCACGTAGCATAGGAAGCTTGCCTAACTCCTTAATTGTCGAACCATTGTCTTTGCCTATGACAAAAGCAGTCAAGACTCGAAGGTTTATTAGTCTACCCATTTGTGGTGGCATTTTCTTCAATGGAGTTTCACTAATATCCAGGCAACACAAGTTAATCAACTTTCCTAGATTTGCCGGcaactcttcaagttctttgCACTTTGACAACAACAAAGTTTGTAGATTATAGAAACCGCATATCCACTTCGGTAACTCCTTTATTTTTGTAGAAGAGAGATCCAAAAATCGAAGCTGTTTCAAACCACTCCATGAGTTTGGTAACTTCAGAATATTCTCATAATAGGACAAAGATAGAATCCTTAAAGACATGAACTGGGGCAAGGTATCCTCTAAAAATTTGTTGCTTAGAGAAAATTTACGACCCAAGTCTTGACGCATTCTCAATGGCAAGAATGTTCTTATATTCTTAGTCCCCCTCAAGAGATTAAACTTATGAAATGTGTCAAACACACTAGGATGGTATGAAAAATGTCTTGCACCAGATACTGTAGCATCGCCTTCCTGACAATCTTCCAACCTAAGGCAATATTTCCCAAAAACAAACCTAGCCAAATCGTTGACAAGGTCATGCATGGAGAAAGTATGGTCAGTTGACTTATGAAATAATGATCTCATTATCAGTTCATCAAAGTACTTCTCACCCTTGttttcaattcttttattttctccagGATACCCTAAAAGATCATTAGCTTGCCATAACTGAATTATTTCCTCTTTTCTAAACTGGTAATCTTTGTGGAACACAGCACAATAAGCAAAGCACCTCTTAAGATGGGAAGGAAGATGAATGTAGCTTAATCTCAATGCTGGTATGGGGCCATTTTCATTATCCATTTGAGTCCACTCTTCACTTGCTAAAATCTCTTCCCATTCTTTGGGGGTTGTTTTGGAACGCAAAATACCCGCAACTGTTTTCACAGCCAAAGGCAACCCACCACACTTTTTAACAATTTTGTTTCCTATTTCTTCAAGTTCTGCATTTTCATTGCCATCTTTATTTTCAAATGCATGCTTCTTAAATAATGATCGACAATCTTCCTCTTGTATGAAATTCAGATGATGAATTGACCTTTCTTTGGCCATCATCCTTGCAACATTCTGATCTCGTGTTGTGACAATGATCTTACTTCCACATGATCCAAAATTGAAAGGGCTCCTTAAATTATCCCACTGATTGTAGTTACTATTCCAAACATCATCCAGAACAAGAAGGAACTTTTTCTGAGTTAGGCCGCCTTGTAGCTTCACTTGAAGGGAGAACAAGTTATCACTGTCAACAAAAGAAATATTGAGTTCCCTTAAAAGTTCTTTTGTTATCCTAGTAGCATCATACCCTTCTGATACGCAGACCCATGCCCTGGTAGGAAAACTCACTTCCACCCTCGAATCTTTGTAAATCATTCGAGCCAAGGTGGTCTTACCGAGCCCACCCAGTCCAACTATTGGAACCACAATGATATTTTCTGTGTCTGCATCCTCGGAGAGCAACATTTGAATTATCTTC
This portion of the Coffea eugenioides isolate CCC68of chromosome 11, Ceug_1.0, whole genome shotgun sequence genome encodes:
- the LOC113752164 gene encoding putative disease resistance protein At3g14460 — encoded protein: MAAALVGGSFLSAFLQVLFDRMTAPEFLNLFSNQKADDYLLKNLESKLSTVGAVLDDAENKEIWNQYVKKWLEELHDTFYQAEDLLDRINTEALRIKVETEYESSTSTCTSSLRRLCFERILPCASSGDKFLRRIMPEIEIIVMRLEGYIQQITPLGLQVVHSKIQSHQQFETPLVNETTIFGRDADKEKIIQMLLSEDADTENIIVVPIVGLGGLGKTTLARMIYKDSRVEVSFPTRAWVCVSEGYDATRITKELLRELNISFVDSDNLFSLQVKLQGGLTQKKFLLVLDDVWNSNYNQWDNLRSPFNFGSCGSKIIVTTRDQNVARMMAKERSIHHLNFIQEEDCRSLFKKHAFENKDGNENAELEEIGNKIVKKCGGLPLAVKTVAGILRSKTTPKEWEEILASEEWTQMDNENGPIPALRLSYIHLPSHLKRCFAYCAVFHKDYQFRKEEIIQLWQANDLLGYPGENKRIENKGEKYFDELIMRSLFHKSTDHTFSMHDLVNDLARFVFGKYCLRLEDCQEGDATVSGARHFSYHPSVFDTFHKFNLLRGTKNIRTFLPLRMRQDLGRKFSLSNKFLEDTLPQFMSLRILSLSYYENILKLPNSWSGLKQLRFLDLSSTKIKELPKWICGFYNLQTLLLSKCKELEELPANLGKLINLCCLDISETPLKKMPPQMGRLINLRVLTAFVIGKDNGSTIKELGKLPMLRGKLFLSGLENISSGRDASLANMEGKKNLEKLTLKWDSGANNSQVAKDVLDKLRPHSSIKYLKIEGYCGTTFPNWLGNPSLSRLESLSLSSCEYCHSLPTLGQLRFLQSLEIVGMPRILALTQNFYGDVNATKPFPSLKKLRIEKLPEWERWHIPEDEVFNILEELRIIDCPRLIGELPQQFPSLQSLEISGCDSLVHPNGQLSILNGEIQQKFSSLCQLKISILKNLKELPVQLNQLHKLEGLTIDDCGSLSPSHVSRPPTSVKSLACKRCCNLELGGSNWEGGGNLEYLQVENCDSVKVKVEWLASFPMLKFFVILKCKSIEMLSVLATPAPGIGNQSGMTTTTTTMMSLQVLYILSCDDLMSFPEGGLAAPNLTEIFIKDCQKLKSLPQRMESLLPSLRNLHLENCPEIECFPEGGLPSSLQILEILRCKKLMSRQRQWGLDKLPSLTDLWIVGIKDGVESFPEEDWQLPCTLQALLLQFLENLKVLNYSGLRHLTSLQRLVIGFCHRLQSLPEEGLPASLTKLDISDCPMLKPRLEWEKGQDWPKIAHIPCLVIDGELVP